A single genomic interval of uncultured Desulfobacter sp. harbors:
- a CDS encoding group II intron maturase-specific domain-containing protein, with protein sequence MKRFKDKVRELTSRKRGKSLWQVIQELNQYFRGWWNYFQLTEAKSFLKGLKIWIMRRLRSLVWKQWKNPKTRVRNLEKFGIAHHDAMLCGNARKKYWRMSKIKWVAIAMPERYFIDKGLYLPGN encoded by the coding sequence ATGAAACGTTTCAAAGACAAAGTCCGGGAATTAACCAGCCGCAAGCGGGGTAAAAGCCTGTGGCAGGTCATTCAGGAATTGAACCAATACTTTCGGGGATGGTGGAATTATTTCCAGCTTACAGAGGCTAAATCCTTCCTCAAAGGGCTCAAGATCTGGATAATGCGAAGGCTGCGAAGTCTTGTTTGGAAACAATGGAAAAATCCCAAAACCAGGGTTCGTAATCTTGAGAAATTTGGTATTGCTCACCATGATGCCATGCTTTGCGGCAATGCCCGCAAAAAGTACTGGCGCATGAGCAAAATCAAATGGGTGGCCATTGCCATGCCTGAAAGATATTTTATTGACAAAGGATTATATCTGCCCGGGAACTGA
- a CDS encoding helix-turn-helix transcriptional regulator, with protein sequence MDDLDKYIEKRKNQSPKFAQNYDNGYEQFKIGALLKQARLDAGLTQAQVADKLKTGKSAISRIENHAEDIRLSTLVNYAQALGKSLKLEVA encoded by the coding sequence ATGGATGACCTTGATAAATATATAGAAAAAAGAAAAAACCAGAGTCCAAAATTTGCTCAAAACTATGATAACGGTTATGAGCAGTTTAAAATTGGTGCTCTTCTTAAGCAAGCGCGCCTTGATGCAGGGCTTACTCAAGCGCAAGTTGCAGACAAGTTGAAAACTGGCAAATCTGCAATTTCGAGAATTGAAAACCACGCAGAAGATATTCGCCTATCTACACTTGTAAACTATGCCCAGGCTCTGGGAAAAAGTCTTAAATTAGAAGTAGCATAA
- a CDS encoding cbb3-type cytochrome c oxidase subunit II — translation MKMTPAAIVFGSLFILIAVVSVVIILPYADTSKTIPSDLFRTRTAMEEKGRALYISNGCVYCHTQSIRSVDWGLGAERIAQAGDYLKDYPILLGSQRTGPDLSQEGGEHPDDWHQAHFTNPRYTRPLSIMPPFEFLKQDNLDILIRYTQSLGLKNADLRMERQTLWKKRAVDAYNAGVNENVAWIHENVPKGWREVPTPYPASEASLARGEKIYQDFCFGCHGPVGDGMGPAQPYLNPPPLNFTILKSRGISGGIIYYQIMNGITGTAMPYFKRELESEKIWDVGNYIAKYFIGEIDADKEPKGIDAAYE, via the coding sequence ATGAAAATGACACCTGCGGCCATTGTCTTCGGCAGCCTTTTTATCCTTATCGCCGTGGTATCGGTCGTCATCATTCTTCCCTATGCCGACACAAGCAAAACCATTCCTTCGGATCTATTCAGAACCCGGACGGCCATGGAAGAAAAAGGACGGGCCCTCTATATCAGTAACGGATGCGTTTATTGCCATACCCAGTCAATTCGATCGGTGGACTGGGGACTGGGGGCGGAAAGGATAGCCCAGGCCGGGGATTATCTAAAGGATTATCCCATCCTCCTGGGCTCCCAGAGAACAGGCCCGGACCTGTCCCAGGAAGGCGGAGAGCATCCGGATGACTGGCATCAGGCCCATTTTACAAACCCCAGATATACACGGCCCCTATCCATCATGCCGCCGTTTGAATTTTTAAAACAGGACAATCTGGACATATTGATCCGGTATACCCAAAGTCTCGGGCTCAAGAATGCAGACCTGCGAATGGAAAGACAAACCCTCTGGAAAAAAAGAGCCGTTGACGCATATAATGCGGGTGTAAATGAAAACGTTGCATGGATTCATGAAAATGTCCCCAAGGGCTGGCGGGAAGTCCCCACACCGTATCCGGCCTCGGAGGCGAGCCTTGCAAGGGGGGAAAAAATCTACCAGGATTTTTGTTTTGGCTGCCACGGCCCCGTGGGCGACGGCATGGGCCCGGCCCAGCCCTATCTGAATCCCCCACCGTTAAACTTTACCATCCTCAAAAGCCGGGGAATCAGCGGGGGAATTATCTACTATCAGATCATGAACGGCATTACCGGAACGGCCATGCCTTACTTTAAACGGGAACTGGAATCAGAAAAAATATGGGATGTGGGAAACTATATTGCCAAATACTTTATCGGTGAGATTGATGCCGATAAAGAACCCAAAGGAATTGATGCGGCCTATGAATAA
- a CDS encoding transposase gives MPRAKRFYIPGCVWHITHRCHKKEFLLKFARDRNRWLDLLFRAKQKYGLEVLNYIVTSNHIHLLVSDNGNRDTIPKSMQVIAGQTAQEYNIRKRRRGAYWEDRYHATAIQADTHLVSCLIYIDMNMVRTGVVSHPSEWRWSGYNEIQNPKKRYTIINYSRLMELLGFESLDVLKEAHGQWIEESLKKDKLAREERWSRSIAVGNREYIENIQTNLGVKAIHRKIHESKGSFELREDQIPYTATFGTENERLRQENTYEWDPF, from the coding sequence ATGCCGCGTGCAAAAAGATTTTATATTCCAGGTTGTGTATGGCACATAACCCATCGCTGTCACAAAAAAGAGTTTTTGCTGAAATTTGCTCGAGACAGGAATCGTTGGTTAGATTTGCTTTTCAGGGCAAAGCAGAAATACGGACTTGAGGTTTTAAATTACATTGTCACTTCTAACCATATCCATTTGCTGGTATCAGATAACGGTAACAGAGATACAATCCCAAAATCAATGCAGGTTATTGCCGGGCAGACCGCTCAAGAGTATAACATAAGAAAGAGACGGCGAGGTGCTTATTGGGAGGATCGTTACCATGCAACGGCAATCCAGGCCGATACCCATTTGGTCAGTTGTCTGATTTATATTGATATGAATATGGTGCGAACAGGCGTCGTCTCTCATCCCTCGGAATGGCGATGGAGCGGTTACAATGAAATTCAAAATCCCAAAAAGAGATATACCATTATAAATTACAGTCGGTTAATGGAGCTTCTTGGATTTGAATCTTTAGATGTATTAAAAGAGGCCCATGGGCAATGGATTGAAGAAAGTCTAAAAAAAGATAAACTGGCCCGTGAAGAAAGATGGTCCCGGAGCATTGCAGTTGGAAACAGAGAATATATTGAAAACATACAAACTAACCTCGGCGTAAAAGCGATTCACCGTAAAATACATGAAAGTAAGGGCAGTTTTGAACTTCGGGAGGACCAGATCCCCTACACGGCTACTTTCGGTACTGAAAATGAAAGGCTAAGGCAGGAAAACACCTATGAATGGGACCCTTTTTAA
- a CDS encoding cation-translocating P-type ATPase yields MKTIVPCTLCGLNVKVSKATSKDIFCCQGCKMVHAMLMESDQYKDTKNFKETDLYKQCVAAGIVPDTSIETSASPESIPELPAENVSGMDGEVPIDSENYLTLNLQIQNMWCPACAWIIENTLTRSKGVISASCNFSSDRGSVMYDPVKTSPEKIHAAIEKLGYPSADIDQKSPKSRKEFIRICVTLFLTMNVMMLSWAIYSGFFIELSPRAVQLLAWPVCIMATIVVFYGGYPIHRRAFVGITSGSPGMETLVSTGSFSTYTYSLFHFYRGSIHLYFDAASMLILLILTGKMLEQSAKNKIAEGLWKFFSLVPQKVRICAAQFPKGRYVSIKQLAEGDSFLAEEGELLAADGIVTQGTAVIDESSITGEAKPVNVRLQDTVKSGTRIISGKIQVKAVKVGDNSILGRMLAIMENSLSEKTAQTQRFENILKFFVPSVIGFSVVTYFFWMLYGLTSYDAFNRGISVMVISCPCALGIAVPLALVAGVSAAGKKGILVRDFEAFERVDGLDTIVFDKTGTLTTGQLKVLGMDTANDFSEQKAWQVIYAMEQGSDHYIAHTISAYGISRNIPLLELEDVNHHDNGISCRFQDETYCFGSMDFMNESLPEGPSFVSFSRQDAQVISTVFLSANEKIVAAVHLGDSMKTGVKTLVSDLDKMGLTCFLISGDAEKSTLAAGSFVQIPAENTHGGLLPHEKAEFIKKLKQSGKKVAMVGDGVNDAPAMGQSDIAMAVHSGLNPGEGVAAITLMQETPVQIIDFIPLTKRVNRKVKQNLVFALIYNIISIPVAAAGFLNPIIAATAMLFSSLSVTCNTLLLVKRESKNKPRSRT; encoded by the coding sequence ATGAAAACAATAGTCCCGTGCACCCTTTGCGGCCTCAATGTTAAGGTTTCTAAAGCGACATCAAAAGACATCTTCTGCTGCCAGGGATGCAAAATGGTCCATGCCATGCTCATGGAATCAGATCAGTACAAAGATACAAAAAATTTCAAGGAGACCGACCTTTACAAACAATGTGTTGCCGCAGGTATTGTCCCGGACACATCCATAGAAACGTCGGCATCGCCGGAAAGCATCCCTGAACTACCTGCCGAAAACGTATCCGGGATGGATGGGGAGGTTCCCATTGATTCCGAAAATTATCTGACCCTTAATCTCCAGATTCAAAATATGTGGTGTCCGGCCTGTGCATGGATCATTGAAAATACGCTCACCCGGTCAAAGGGCGTGATAAGCGCCTCGTGCAATTTTTCCAGCGACCGGGGAAGCGTGATGTATGACCCCGTAAAAACCTCTCCGGAAAAAATTCATGCCGCTATTGAAAAACTGGGATACCCGTCTGCTGATATTGATCAGAAATCCCCAAAAAGCAGAAAAGAATTTATCCGTATTTGCGTGACCCTGTTTTTAACCATGAACGTCATGATGCTCAGCTGGGCCATCTATTCCGGATTCTTCATTGAGCTATCACCCCGCGCCGTTCAGCTGCTGGCCTGGCCGGTATGCATCATGGCCACCATTGTGGTGTTTTACGGCGGTTATCCCATACACAGACGGGCTTTTGTGGGAATTACATCCGGAAGTCCCGGAATGGAAACGTTGGTCTCCACCGGTTCATTTTCAACCTATACCTACAGCCTGTTTCATTTTTACCGGGGAAGCATCCATCTCTACTTTGATGCCGCATCCATGCTGATCCTGCTCATCTTGACGGGAAAAATGCTTGAACAGTCCGCAAAAAACAAAATTGCTGAAGGCTTGTGGAAATTTTTTTCCCTGGTTCCCCAGAAAGTCAGAATCTGTGCAGCGCAATTTCCCAAGGGACGGTATGTTTCCATAAAGCAATTGGCCGAGGGGGACTCGTTCCTGGCGGAAGAAGGAGAACTTTTGGCTGCAGACGGCATTGTCACCCAGGGTACTGCCGTCATTGACGAGTCATCCATCACCGGAGAGGCAAAACCTGTCAATGTCCGGCTGCAGGACACGGTCAAAAGCGGTACGCGGATTATTTCCGGCAAGATTCAGGTAAAAGCCGTGAAAGTGGGTGATAATTCAATTCTCGGCAGAATGCTTGCCATCATGGAAAACAGTCTTTCGGAAAAAACCGCCCAGACCCAACGGTTTGAGAACATCTTAAAATTTTTTGTCCCATCGGTTATCGGCTTTTCCGTGGTGACCTATTTCTTTTGGATGTTATACGGGCTGACATCCTACGACGCCTTTAACCGGGGGATATCCGTCATGGTCATTTCCTGCCCCTGCGCCCTTGGCATCGCCGTCCCCCTTGCCCTTGTGGCCGGCGTGTCCGCCGCCGGGAAAAAGGGTATCCTGGTAAGGGATTTTGAAGCATTTGAAAGGGTTGATGGACTGGATACCATTGTGTTTGACAAGACCGGGACATTGACCACGGGCCAACTGAAGGTGCTGGGCATGGACACGGCAAACGATTTTTCCGAGCAAAAGGCCTGGCAGGTGATCTACGCCATGGAACAAGGCTCGGACCATTACATTGCCCACACCATATCAGCCTATGGAATAAGCCGGAACATACCGCTCCTGGAACTCGAAGATGTTAATCACCACGACAACGGTATCAGTTGCCGGTTCCAGGATGAAACCTATTGTTTCGGCAGCATGGATTTTATGAACGAAAGCCTTCCGGAAGGCCCCTCTTTTGTCTCGTTTTCCAGGCAAGATGCCCAGGTCATATCAACGGTTTTTTTATCTGCGAATGAGAAGATTGTAGCCGCTGTCCATCTGGGAGATTCCATGAAAACAGGTGTAAAGACGCTTGTTTCAGATCTTGATAAAATGGGACTCACCTGTTTTTTGATTTCAGGAGATGCTGAAAAATCCACCCTGGCCGCTGGCAGCTTTGTGCAGATCCCGGCTGAAAATACCCATGGGGGATTACTGCCCCATGAAAAAGCCGAATTTATCAAAAAGCTTAAACAATCGGGCAAAAAAGTTGCCATGGTTGGGGACGGTGTAAACGATGCACCTGCCATGGGCCAATCCGATATTGCCATGGCCGTCCATTCAGGCCTTAACCCGGGTGAAGGTGTTGCCGCCATTACCCTGATGCAGGAGACCCCGGTCCAGATCATTGATTTTATACCACTTACAAAACGAGTGAATCGTAAAGTCAAACAAAACCTTGTATTTGCGCTAATTTATAACATCATCAGCATCCCGGTGGCCGCCGCCGGATTTTTAAATCCCATCATCGCTGCAACGGCCATGCTTTTCAGCAGTCTTTCCGTGACATGCAACACCCTGCTGCTGGTAAAACGAGAATCCAAAAACAAACCGCGATCCCGTACTTAA
- a CDS encoding DUF3341 domain-containing protein, producing MSTDAIIVTGLYNTQEETLAAVKKIQEKGFEVTEVHSPIPSNALARALGRKKSRIGWFTLTGGIIGFFSGFALTVFTSTRWGLIVSGKPIISWIPFFIVAFEFTILFAVIGNVLGIVTQVGLPDPDYEKNYDPECSGTMYGIEVASTPEDADSLRDLLDNTGAIKKQRENK from the coding sequence ATGAGTACGGATGCCATCATAGTCACAGGCCTTTATAACACCCAGGAAGAGACCCTGGCTGCCGTAAAAAAAATACAGGAAAAGGGCTTTGAGGTAACAGAAGTTCACAGCCCCATTCCCAGCAACGCCCTTGCACGGGCGCTTGGCAGAAAAAAAAGCAGGATCGGATGGTTTACCCTGACCGGCGGGATCATTGGATTTTTTTCCGGATTCGCCCTTACCGTGTTTACGTCCACCCGATGGGGCCTCATTGTCAGTGGAAAGCCCATTATTTCCTGGATACCTTTTTTCATCGTCGCCTTTGAGTTTACCATCCTGTTTGCCGTGATCGGCAATGTATTGGGCATAGTGACCCAGGTGGGGCTTCCAGACCCGGACTATGAAAAAAATTATGACCCGGAATGCTCAGGCACCATGTATGGGATTGAAGTGGCTTCAACGCCCGAAGATGCCGACAGTCTGAGAGATCTGCTCGACAACACAGGGGCTATTAAAAAACAGAGGGAAAACAAATGA
- a CDS encoding integron integrase yields the protein METGQSWQAEFKKLSDEINVRHYSPKTLKSYRLWAQKLQAFTRSKSPSLLDVNDVKSFLTHLAVEKKVSASSQNQAFNALLFFFRHVLSKEFGKIDGVVRAKRRPYIPVVLSKQEVNDVISLMRPPCDLVVKMLYGCGLRLSECLNLRINNFNFDAGILTVHDGKGKKDRTVPIPKVLVDELKIQVDKVYQLYQNDLSNGYHGAFMFDRIEKKYKNAAKEFIWQWFFPAKRLTEIADTKEIRRYHYHESHVQKAIKKAVNKAKLTKRATAHTFRHSFASHLLQANYDIRTIQVLLGHSDVRTTMIYTQTVPSSTLKEARSPLDIT from the coding sequence GTGGAAACAGGCCAATCATGGCAGGCCGAATTTAAAAAACTGTCTGATGAAATCAATGTTCGCCACTATTCACCTAAAACACTAAAATCGTATCGCCTATGGGCCCAAAAGTTACAAGCCTTTACCCGGTCAAAATCCCCATCTCTTTTGGATGTCAATGATGTAAAATCGTTTTTAACCCATCTTGCAGTGGAGAAGAAAGTCTCGGCATCATCACAAAATCAGGCATTTAATGCATTGCTTTTCTTTTTCCGGCATGTGCTGAGCAAGGAATTTGGAAAAATTGATGGTGTGGTTCGCGCTAAAAGGCGGCCGTATATACCGGTAGTCTTATCTAAACAAGAAGTGAATGATGTGATTTCCCTGATGCGCCCTCCTTGTGATTTGGTCGTAAAAATGCTTTATGGCTGCGGCTTACGACTGTCGGAATGCCTGAACTTGCGAATTAACAATTTCAATTTTGATGCAGGGATATTAACCGTCCATGACGGCAAAGGTAAAAAAGACAGAACGGTGCCCATTCCAAAAGTCCTGGTTGATGAATTGAAGATCCAGGTGGACAAAGTGTATCAGTTATATCAAAACGACCTTTCCAATGGGTATCATGGTGCTTTTATGTTTGACCGGATTGAAAAGAAATATAAAAATGCAGCTAAAGAATTTATTTGGCAATGGTTTTTCCCAGCGAAAAGACTGACTGAAATCGCCGACACCAAGGAAATCAGACGATACCATTACCATGAATCGCATGTTCAGAAAGCCATCAAAAAAGCAGTGAACAAAGCCAAATTAACAAAACGGGCAACCGCACATACATTCAGGCACAGCTTTGCAAGCCATTTGCTCCAGGCCAATTATGATATTCGTACTATACAGGTCTTACTGGGTCACAGCGATGTTCGAACCACCATGATATATACGCAGACCGTGCCGTCCAGCACGTTGAAAGAGGCCAGGAGCCCTTTGGATATCACTTAA
- a CDS encoding cytochrome c, protein MKKVLVIAIFASLVLTGIYTVITLYDSNLKAGRMYQTPVVRPHEEPELIMDKRTIADQKSEALIRELLTTGFILTSVEPAQAMLAKGEKDYQAFCSHCHGPKMDGLGTVGQSFSPLPTDLTGEKTIAMSDEELFAFISYGGKKAPALASSMSVESRKAVIQYIRHIQKMGHGSS, encoded by the coding sequence ATGAAAAAGGTACTGGTTATTGCAATCTTTGCGTCGCTGGTTTTAACAGGGATCTATACCGTCATTACCCTGTATGATTCAAATTTAAAAGCCGGAAGAATGTATCAAACCCCGGTGGTCCGGCCCCACGAGGAGCCGGAGCTTATAATGGACAAACGAACCATTGCCGACCAAAAAAGTGAGGCCCTGATCAGGGAACTGCTGACAACCGGTTTTATCCTGACATCGGTTGAACCCGCCCAAGCCATGCTGGCAAAGGGTGAAAAAGATTATCAGGCTTTCTGTTCCCATTGTCACGGCCCCAAAATGGACGGGCTTGGCACCGTAGGACAGAGTTTTTCCCCGCTGCCCACGGACCTGACTGGTGAAAAAACCATTGCCATGAGTGATGAGGAATTGTTTGCCTTTATCAGCTATGGCGGCAAAAAAGCACCTGCCCTGGCAAGTTCCATGTCTGTTGAAAGCCGGAAAGCGGTTATCCAATATATCCGGCACATACAGAAAATGGGCCACGGATCATCCTAG
- a CDS encoding type II toxin-antitoxin system RelE/ParE family toxin produces MSDTQVTKITWVLKLIRETQNISTKYFKKLVNTDDIWEVRVRVGNNIFRLLGFIQGNELIILTTSFQKKTQKTPKKEIKLAEKRKKDYLSRR; encoded by the coding sequence TTGTCTGACACTCAGGTCACTAAAATTACCTGGGTCCTGAAATTAATCCGTGAAACTCAAAATATTTCAACTAAATATTTTAAGAAACTGGTCAACACAGATGATATATGGGAAGTCCGAGTTCGTGTCGGGAATAATATTTTTCGCCTTCTTGGCTTTATACAGGGCAATGAATTAATCATTCTGACAACTTCTTTTCAAAAGAAAACTCAGAAAACACCAAAAAAGGAAATAAAACTGGCAGAAAAAAGAAAGAAAGATTATTTGAGCAGGAGGTAA
- a CDS encoding cytochrome c3 family protein: MEILLLASLTLLTIVILVVLVGTKGNPLTLVSHFHSFSAQVKENKIQLVVLSALIILVVLFAYAYYIMPHVNAGPVQPIAFSHRLHAGNKKIDCRFCHSYVDRSVHPGIPPVEKCLYCHNFIIPNHPEIRKEHNYFDTQTPTPWKKVFYVAEHVMFNHERHIKKQVECEACHGDVAGTDRLKRHEFKMGFCVQCHRKEEANLDCWLSCHN; encoded by the coding sequence ATGGAAATACTACTACTGGCATCCCTGACACTCTTAACTATTGTCATTCTGGTTGTTCTGGTGGGAACAAAAGGCAACCCCCTGACCCTTGTCTCCCACTTTCACTCGTTCTCAGCCCAGGTCAAAGAAAATAAAATCCAATTGGTTGTCTTAAGTGCTTTGATCATCCTGGTTGTTCTATTTGCCTATGCCTATTATATCATGCCCCATGTGAATGCAGGGCCGGTTCAGCCCATCGCTTTCAGCCACAGACTCCATGCAGGCAACAAAAAAATTGACTGCCGTTTCTGTCATTCATATGTGGACCGGTCGGTCCATCCCGGGATCCCGCCGGTGGAGAAATGTCTTTACTGCCACAACTTTATTATTCCCAATCACCCGGAAATCAGAAAAGAGCACAATTACTTTGATACCCAGACACCCACACCGTGGAAAAAGGTTTTTTATGTAGCTGAACATGTCATGTTCAACCATGAACGCCACATAAAAAAACAGGTCGAATGTGAAGCCTGTCACGGGGACGTTGCAGGAACTGACAGGCTTAAGCGCCACGAGTTTAAAATGGGGTTTTGTGTCCAATGTCACAGGAAAGAAGAAGCAAACTTAGACTGCTGGCTTTCCTGTCACAACTAA
- a CDS encoding thioesterase family protein, whose protein sequence is MNHTDRKPHHLTVQISYEDTDHSGVVYHANYLKLFARARESVIGIDTMADKWHNDRSTFAVYTITIKYHDGVVFGDELDIRTTWEKEGDYRVIFYHEAWKQNAAKPAVSSTIEVVWLGPRKNVLPIPNFDFLRAK, encoded by the coding sequence ATGAACCATACAGACAGAAAACCGCACCATTTAACAGTTCAAATATCTTATGAAGACACGGATCATTCAGGTGTTGTGTATCACGCCAATTATCTAAAACTTTTTGCCAGAGCAAGAGAATCGGTCATCGGGATTGATACAATGGCGGATAAATGGCATAATGATCGGAGTACCTTTGCCGTGTACACCATTACGATCAAGTATCATGATGGTGTTGTTTTTGGGGATGAACTGGATATAAGAACGACATGGGAAAAAGAAGGGGACTACAGGGTAATCTTTTACCATGAAGCCTGGAAACAGAATGCTGCAAAACCTGCTGTCAGCAGTACAATTGAGGTGGTCTGGCTGGGACCCAGAAAAAATGTATTACCGATTCCGAATTTCGATTTTCTCAGGGCAAAATAA
- a CDS encoding cbb3-type cytochrome c oxidase subunit I, producing MPDKPTQPDTATYITARGFCLTSAAWMMAATLAGFIAAIELVAPDLTGNIAWLLFSRLRPMHVNLVLFGFVTPGLLGSAFYLVPRLLRTELYSERLGVFTVILWNIALVALVVSLAAGFTQGREYAEMIWPIDVGIVIAFSLIFFNLMMTVKNRQEKILYVSVWYVLAGILLTICTYSLGNVIWQPDSGALVGIPDAILLWFYGHNVFGLLLTPLAAAVAYYIIPQVCRTPLYSHTLSLLGFWALIVIYTHIGTHHLLQVPVPTWLKVVAVVDSVAMVIPVMAFLINIWYTARGKLGLISEDIGGKFVFTGTIMYFIVSIRGSMMALPDVQRVTHFSHWVVGHAHVGVLGFAGMIALGGIYFTLPRITGKPLFSPFLANFQYWMVLIGVVGFTIVLTISGLIQGNAWLNGETVYRVLPQIHIYNIVRASLGLLIFLSALSGFYNIFRSLFPTPGETS from the coding sequence TTGCCTGATAAACCAACCCAACCCGATACTGCGACCTACATTACAGCCAGAGGATTTTGCCTGACCTCCGCTGCCTGGATGATGGCGGCCACGCTGGCAGGATTTATTGCGGCCATAGAACTTGTGGCCCCTGATTTAACCGGCAATATTGCCTGGCTCCTCTTTTCAAGACTGCGCCCCATGCATGTGAACCTGGTGTTGTTCGGGTTTGTTACCCCGGGCCTTCTGGGCAGTGCATTTTATCTGGTTCCCCGGTTGCTGCGCACCGAGCTTTACAGTGAACGGCTGGGCGTCTTCACGGTTATCCTCTGGAATATTGCCCTGGTCGCCCTGGTGGTCAGTCTTGCCGCAGGCTTTACCCAGGGCCGGGAATACGCGGAAATGATCTGGCCCATTGATGTCGGTATTGTCATCGCCTTTAGTTTGATTTTCTTTAATCTTATGATGACGGTAAAAAACAGGCAGGAAAAAATTCTGTATGTATCTGTCTGGTATGTGCTGGCAGGCATTCTTCTCACCATTTGTACCTACAGCCTGGGGAATGTTATCTGGCAGCCGGACTCCGGCGCCCTGGTCGGCATTCCCGATGCCATCCTCCTCTGGTTTTACGGCCATAATGTGTTTGGACTTTTGTTGACACCTTTGGCTGCGGCCGTTGCCTATTATATCATTCCCCAGGTCTGCCGGACACCGCTGTACAGTCATACGCTGTCCCTCCTGGGCTTCTGGGCATTGATCGTCATTTATACCCATATCGGCACCCATCACCTGCTGCAGGTGCCGGTTCCCACCTGGCTCAAGGTGGTTGCCGTAGTTGACAGTGTTGCCATGGTGATTCCGGTGATGGCCTTTCTTATCAATATCTGGTACACGGCCAGGGGAAAGCTTGGATTGATCAGTGAAGATATCGGTGGAAAATTTGTTTTTACCGGGACCATCATGTACTTTATCGTCAGTATCCGGGGCTCCATGATGGCACTGCCCGATGTCCAGCGGGTAACCCACTTCAGCCACTGGGTGGTGGGCCACGCCCATGTCGGCGTTCTAGGATTTGCCGGAATGATTGCCCTGGGAGGTATCTATTTTACCCTCCCGAGAATAACGGGTAAACCGCTCTTCAGTCCATTCCTGGCCAATTTCCAATACTGGATGGTATTGATCGGCGTGGTCGGATTTACCATCGTGTTAACCATTTCCGGACTCATTCAGGGCAATGCCTGGCTAAATGGAGAAACCGTGTACCGGGTGCTCCCCCAAATCCACATATACAACATTGTCCGGGCGTCCCTGGGGCTGTTAATTTTTCTGTCCGCCCTGTCAGGGTTTTATAATATTTTCAGATCACTCTTTCCAACTCCCGGAGAAACATCATGA
- the ccoS gene encoding cbb3-type cytochrome oxidase assembly protein CcoS encodes MYYPFFLAYILTGLFIGVAVFVWALKTGQFSDQQRARFLAMEETAQQTVPSAKAGRDLYCVFYLALAAIGASFALVGYALFFR; translated from the coding sequence ATGTATTATCCGTTTTTCCTGGCATATATCCTGACCGGACTGTTTATCGGCGTTGCCGTGTTTGTATGGGCATTGAAAACCGGACAATTTTCCGACCAGCAGCGGGCAAGGTTTCTGGCCATGGAGGAAACCGCACAACAGACCGTACCGTCAGCAAAGGCCGGACGTGATCTCTATTGTGTATTTTACCTTGCACTTGCCGCCATTGGGGCAAGCTTTGCCCTGGTGGGCTATGCCCTTTTTTTCCGATAG